CGTCACGGTATGTACGGGCCACGGTGCGTGGTCCCGGCAGCAGCGTGTCGTTCGTCGCCTTTTTGGGCAAGGTTACCACTTGCCGAGGCCTGGCCACAGGTACGGATTCAGGCCGCACAACCACCACGGCCGGCGGTGTTTTAACAGGTTTGGGTAACGGTAAGGATCGCGGCTTTTGCACTGTTTTGACCGGCTCGACCGGAAGTTGCGCCGGAGGTGGCATGACGACATCGACAGGTGCGGGTTCCGGTTGAGGCTCCTCAAGTACCATGGCAAGGATTTCAAGGGGGGGATTGTCCTGCTGCTCCATAGCTGGCAGCAAAAAGCTGGCAAGGCCGAACATCATAATCAGGAACAAGGATGCGGCGACCACGGAAAATATCTGACCCAGCGGAAAATCCCGCTTCAGCAGACCTGCCCAAACGCCCCAGAATCCTACCGAGGCGGAATGCAGTCGCTGTTCGTGAGCGACAACCTGCGCACGCCCTCTTCGGTCCGCATAGATATCCTGGGTAGCGCGCGGCTGGGGAATGTTGCATACGCCCCAACCATAAAGACTTTCCTTCAGAAAAATCATGGTCCGGACTCTCCAGCCTCAGTTTCCGTTTGCACGACAGTACGGGTGCCATCCGTCCAAACTCTGGCAATAACGCCGGCAGCGTATAAAAAGTCCTGGCTCAAGGAACTCTTTTCCGGTAGAAGCATGGGACGGATATTACGCTCCTTGAGCGCTGTCAGGGCCGGCAACAAGTCTTCCTTGGCAAGGATCTGCGCATCGCTGGCAGGGGTGGTTTTACCAACGCCCGCCTTGATCAATCGGTAAGGCGTGGGGTGCTTTTCCGACACAGCATACACCTGCAGTTCCCAAGCTTCCTGAACTTTGGCGATGGGAGCCATCTTGCCGTGCTCCGGCACCACCGGCACATCCATTTCAGCCAGTTTAATAGTAATATTGTCTGGCGCACTCGGAATCAGGCTGAGACTGATGAGGAGCAAAAAGGCCAGATCGGTAAAGGAAAAAAGCCAGGTTTGGCCATTCTTCATTTTCATAACGGTCACCAACCTTATTTATCGGAATCGTCTACTGCCAACTGTGCAATGGCCGCCAACCCCTCATCAATACGCCGGTGCGCAAGGGCATAAAATACCTTGCGAAGAAATTCCAGGAAGGTGAAACAGATAAGAGCGATAAAGGTTGTATAAAGAGCTGTGGCAATCCCGGCTACGGTTATCTCGCTGTTGAGGGTTCCGGAATTGGCAAGAAAATGGACAACCATACCGATAATGGTACCGATAAAACCCATGGGAGGCATAAGATTCGCCATCATCCCCACCGGATCCAGAAATTTCTCCTCGAAGTAACGCTCGCTGAACTGAAAAGCGGCATCACGAATAAAGGCATCCGGCGGGATAACCTTATCCGCGGTGCCACGTTGCTGCTCCTGTTCATAATGCAATTTGGTACGGGCAAAGAACGAGGCCGAGATCAATGCCAACGGCATTTTGATATCGGTATTTAAGTTGTACAGCGATTGCCGTCCTGAAAGCTTTCGGAAATCGTAGAAAGCGAGAGCTCGAAACGACTGAAAAGACTTGATAAGTGCAAACCCAAATATGCAGGCCATGATCATATAAACAATGAGTTGCAACAACCCTGAGTAGCTATTGATCAGGTAAGTCAGAACATCGATAATTCCGTTAGACAATACGTTGAAAATGCTTTCTTGTTCTGGCATATACATCACCTCTGATATAGTTCCGCAACAACCGATCCGCGCGTGACCTAAGAGTAATTAATTTGGAGTAAAAAGTTTGGCCTCAAGGCTGGCAGCGCCTTCGGCTAGACGGGTACAGCCCATCTCTGTCGGGTCCACAACCGCGTTTTGAATGGCGGTATCCTTTTTATAGCGTTTGTTGAACAACTTTAAGAGCTTCCTGGCACGGCTATCCTGCCCGGTTTCTTCATAGATAAAAGCACTCAGGAGATTGACTTTGGCGACCTCAAGACGTGTCTCCACATGCTGCTGAGCCTCTGCGTCCTGAAGAATCGGCATGGCATAGAGTTCTACATATTTTTGCACTTCACAGCGAAAGCCCTGACCGTTACAGGGTTTCTGGGCCTCTTCCGGAGTCATGCGCCGATGGGTATCCAACTCCAAAGCTGTCAGGCGAAAAACCTTAAGGTTCTGCCTGACATTTTCCAGATAAAGTTTTTTCTGTGGGATAGACATGTGCCCCAACACAGGTGCTTTAGGCCAATCGGCTTTGTTACAGGCACAGCAACCGGAAAGTGCCAGAATCAGAACCGCCACCCCCAGCAAAAGAGCTTGTTTTCTCATGCATGACTCCTTCAAAGATTCTTTCGCGTATAAAAGTTAACCAGATATCACCAATAATTCCATTAATCTGACGTAGATCGCATATGCCGCGGCATACCAGGGAACCGAAAAGCCCGGCCCCAAGCTTCAGCATACCTGGCACGGGACGTCTTGCAACATGTTCCCAACACAATCTTAAACACCTCGAAAATTCATCGGCCCCATGTTCAACACCGCTTATCAGCGATCCAGGGGGCACCCGACAGCGTTTACCGGTGTGCCGAAGGGCGTTTCGGGACAATGGTCAAGCGCATCTTCAACGCCATCCGCATCGCGGTCGCCTCGCGTTGGTGCAGGACACCCTGCCGCGGTTACGGTCACCCCCTCAGCCGTTTCCGGACAGAGGTCGCGATAATCCGGAACCCCATCGCGATCGGCATCCCTGGAGCACCCACGGCGAGTCACGGCAACTCCCGGGGGAGTTTCCAGGCACTCGTCCACCGCATCCAACACGCCATCGCCATCCGTATCGAGATATTCCCGCGTTTCCTGAGGCGTACCAAGCTGGAAAACCACCCCTGCCGAACATACCAAGTTCCAATATGTGTCAGACTGATGAGCGGAATCACCGACATTGATGTCCAGGGTGGGACGGATGTCACCCCGCAAGGCCAGGTTTTCTGTAATGAAATACTTGACGCCGCCGCCAAAATTCAGCTGGAGATCGTCATCTGAACTCTGCCCTTCCGGCTTGATGAACAGGGCACCGGCACCGCCGGCAAGATAGGGAACCAGACGCCCGAAGGGACGGAAATGGTATAGAACATCGACGTGTGCATCCAATAAATGAACATCCCGTCCTACATATTCTGAAGGCGAGTAAGCCAGGACCCCTTCGACACTCCAAATCTCGGAAAAATTATAGCCGACGGCAAGGCCGGCGTTGATCGAATCGTCGAGCGCCTGGTTACCTTCGACCAGGCGACCACCGACATATGGCGAGACAGTAAAGACATGGTACTTATTTTCAGCCATTGCGGTACCAGACAGCGTACTGGTGAATACGAACAAAAAAAGAGCATAAAACAACAAGTTCTTTTGACGCATAACCATGATCTCCTTGGATCCCATATAAAAGCCTTCATTGCACAACAAACCGACAGCCTCTTGTCTGACCTGACAAATGCTTGAAACAGTATAAGGTTTCACCTCGACGGATCGACCATGTAATAGCATACACATGAGACCACTTAAAGAAAAAAAACCTGGAATGCGGCACGGATAGGTATAACCGAAACCTCTGCCTGACGGTGGCCTTGAGCACATAACCGTAGCAATAACCACACCACTAAAGAAGGGTAGCTGAAAAGATTTGGCTGTCGCGACACTACGAAAGCTAATGCACTGCAGACAACTGCCCGGCAATTCGAGAGTCTGAATTGGCCGTCAGCTGTTTCATATCGGTAAGTACCGCCATGGCCTCCCCCACATACAAATCCCCAGAGATTTCATCCGCCAGATTTTCAAAATCCTTATCGGGGGACAATCGTTTGGAGGCCAGATCCTCTACGAAATCTTCGGCGCCTGCTGCACGCAGAGCCGATCGCTCCTCAAGTATGTCGGTCAGCCTGACAGACCGCAGGGTATCCCGACTACGCTGGCGATTACGTCGTGTTTCTGCGACAATGGCATCAAACCGGTGCCCATTTGTGACTCTTTGTTCGCTTAAACGACGTAATTCGGCCACATTCGGAAGGCGACTCCAGCGCTTGAATGGAACGTTCGTGATCGTATCCCAGGGCAACGCATATTCGATATATTTTTCCCCGGATTCAAGAAAAGCCAATCGATCAGGCAAATGAATATCCGGCTCAACCCCCTTAACCTGAGTAGACCCGCCGTTTATCCGGTAAAATTTCTGCACGGTAACCTTTAAGGCACCCAAGGGCTTGAGTTTGGCCAGAGGACTATAGGTTAGCGGCTGATCCATGTCGAAAATAGCCTGAACCGTCCCTTTGCCATGCGTCCCGTCCCCACCCACGACAACGCCACGCCCATAGTCCTGTATCGCACCAGCCAGAATTTCAGAGGCCGAAGCGCTGAATCGGTTGACCATAACCACCAGCGGACCGCCATAGACGATACCCGGATCCTCGTCTTCAAAAACACGGATATCTCCATCACTGCTTTTCACCTGAACCACGGGGCCTGAGGCAATAAACAGACCGGCAACACTAATGGCATCGGACAGCGAACCGCCGCCGTTATTCCTTAAATCCAGAACAAGGCCGGTTATTCCCTGTTTTTTAAGCTGCTCCAACTCGCGCCGGACATCATCGGTAACATTGCGTGCCTGTCGTCCCTCGCGACTGCCCTGAAAATCTCGATAAAAAGAGGGAATCCGCAAATAGCCATAACACTGGCCCTTGTGACCGGAAACCGGCACCGTGGTACTTTTGGCAAAACCCTCTTCGATTTCGACAACATCACGAGTGATGGCAATCACCCGCTCGGCGCCGGTCGGCTTACGAATAGTCAGATGTACTTCCGTACCCTTCTTCCCTCTGATCAAACGCACGGCATCGCGTAAACGGGTTTCAGTGACATCTATCGGCTCCTGGTTCCCTTCTCCGACTTTAAGGATGATATCTTCAGCGGCCAGCTGCCCCTGCTTGGCAGCAGGACTCCCGGGGATGATTTCAACGACCCGGATGAACCCGTCATCTTCTCGCAAGGTCGCCCCGATACCCTCCAAGGAACCCTTCATATAGATTTCGAAATCTTCCAGGGCATCCGGTGCCAGATAAGCCGAATGCGGATCATAGGCTCGAACGAACGCATTGAGAAAACGCTCGAAATGATCTTTTTCCGTCTGCTCCAAAAGGCGATCGAGAAGATGCTCCGTACTGCGCCGCACCTTTTGAACAGCCTGTTCAAGCAGGGCAGCGTCTATGACGGCCTTGACCGGAAGGGCTTTATGTTCCGACGATGCAGCCGCCTTGTTTTGTTCTTCATACAGTTGAACATAACGCATCAGCACCTGGTATTTGAGGATCTGCTGCCAACGGTTTTTTAAACCGGCCATATCCTCGGCATAGTCGATTTTTTCAGGATCAGTCTCAAAAACCTCGTTGACCGTAAAGTCGAACCCATGATCCAGAATCTCCGGAATCATCCCGGAAACCGTTTCCACCCGAAGCCGCAACAAACGCGCCCCGGTTTTAGGCAATGAAAGCTCGCCACGAACAATTTGATCATCAATATTGTGTCGTTCCGCACCCAATCGATCGATGTCCTCGCGAATAAGAAATCTTTTTTGGTAATCGAGTTGTTGGGCATACAGATCGAAAGCCGCTGCGGACAAGGTGTCATCGAGGGCTTTATGACTGAAATGATTGGTGCTCATTTGCTGGCTGATGAGATGCGTCAGGAGGCGGATTCTCAAATGCTCGAGATCTTCGGGAGGTTGTTGCGAGGCCAGGCCAACCCAGGAACCGGAAACTGCGATCAGCAAAATAACGGCAAGCAGATAAAAGCGTATTTTTTTAAATTTCATCAATGGTCATCTTTCAGATAACCCCACGATCACATGACAATGTTGATCCGGTGAACGGTAGCACGCGAAATACAACGGCAACCATCACCCAGCGATTCGGGGTATGTATGAGAGAAACAATCTGCCACAGGGCACCGGCATCAGGCTATCGCCGAGCCGGGCCCCGTTCTGAACATCTTCGTAAGCATAACTTTAATAACATACCTTGCAAGCATGCTCCGGTGCAACAATACCGGTGTAAGTTGTCGCAAATACACAACAGATATGCTCCTCCACCCTTCACGCCCGATGCCAGCCGACAGCTCTGCACGATCCACAAGCAGTACCTCATGAAGGGCGCTTTGTTCTGCTTAACTGCGCATAAGTGCTTCCAAAAGTTCTCGTTTCAATTCCGGCCAGAAGCCTACAATGGAAAGAAAGACATGCTTTTCCTGATGCGGCTACTGCTCATACTGGACAACAGGTACAACGGCAAGCTGCAAAATCGTGAAATTGACCGTTCCAGGAGGTAAACAGCGCTCGCAACAATCCCACTCTATAAGTGCGATACGGATAATCGTTTCAACTTTTCAGTATTTTCAGGAAATGGGGCAACAACTGTTTTTTACGGGACAAAACCCCTTTAAGTTCGAAAAGATCCGTATCGACATGGGGATACCCGACTCGAGCCATCAACTCACTGCGTCCGGAAAGCAACAACAGGCTGGTTGCCCTGACAATATCGGTCACCATCAACCCGCCAAGATCAAGACCGCGTTTTTGGCACAGGCCTTCCAAAGCAGCGGCAATTTCCATCCTTCGTTCCTGGAATTCGTCGAAATTGACCACCTCAACCTGCCCCAGACCAAAATGCTTGCCATCCTGGCTATATTCCTTGAAGTCGGACAGAATCAGCTCTTCCATCGTTCCATAGGCAGCCAAGGCGCTGCCCGCGGCGAACATGCGAGCGCCAAAGTCCTGGGGATCCAGATCCGCTGCCTGCGCAAGCCAATCGCTTAATTCACGATCGATATCGGTCGCGGTCGGGGACCGGAGCAATACCGTATCGGAAAGCAGACCGGCCAACAACAGGCCGGCGGTCTGGGCGTCGGGCGTTATGCCGGCATCTCTGAAAAGTCCGGCGACAACCGAACAGGTGCTGCCCAGCGGTTGATTGACAAATCGGATCGGGGCATCGGTCGGCATATTCCCGAGTCGATGATGATCGATGATTTCCAGAATCTCGACACGATCGGCCCCCGGTACGGCCTGACTCAATTCGTTATGATCGACCAGCATAAGCTTGAACGGGACCTGGGCCAACAGGGTACTTTTGGTGGCTACCGCCGTCACACGATGCGCCGCATCCAGTACCAGCACCCCCGGTTGCGTCGAATCCAGAAACCTGTAGCGCAGTGTTTCGAGCGACTCGTCCATCATGGCGGTGGAAAACTCGGTGGTCATGAGGCATTCGACCGGCGTTGAAAGGCGCGTCAGGGACGCGGTTGTCGCGGTATCGTAGGATGTGGCGAGTACGTTTGTACCGTTCGCCCGTGCAGCCTCGAGCACATCCGTATTAATCGGCTGCCCGCCCGTCACGACCAGAATCCGCACACCGAGCCTGGCAGCCTGGAGTTGGATATCGTCGCGATCCCCCGTTATCACCAGCAAGCGTGCCGGATCAAGCCCTTCCATGCGTCGACAGAAACTCTCAAAGGCCATGGCGCCGACATAAAGGTCAAACTCCTCCACCTCCTGCGATTGCCCGTCATTAAGCACCTCGGCGCCCAGACACCGCGCCAGGCTCAAAGGCGAGGTCTGAATGCGACGGATACGCCCTTCTTGCCCGGCAACGAGAAACTTTTCCGCGGCCTGGCGCAAAAAAAGCAACCCCAGAGCGCGCCCGTCCCTGTCGATGACAGGCAATGTTCCGATTGCATGATGGTGAAGCAGATCCAGCGCCCAGGCCAGAGGCGCGCCGGCATGAATAGTCACAGCAGGTTGCTTGACCACATCTCTGACTCGGGGCACCACGTCGGACAGCAAGCGAGGCGGCTCGACCCCCAGATGCTCCAGAACGAATTCCGTTTGCCGATTCAGATACCCGGCCCGCGCCGGAACCACGTTATCCATCCCCTGCAATCGACGTAAACGTGCATAAGCCAGGGCACTGCAAACCGAATCCGTATCTGGATTACGATGTCCTACAACAAAAATCGTGTCTCTCATTCATCCTCGCTGTCAAATTGTAAAATGGCGCGCACATCGCCAAGACCAATCACATCTTTCACCACGACCCTAACGGGACGCATTGTATTATCGAACCATATGAAAAGGTTGCCGTCCCCCGTATCAAAAACCTCCGGATCGAGGGTCACCTTCACCACCAGGCCATCATCGGGGGAATCCACCGCCTCGGAATGGCGGTCATTACCGAGCACTGAAATATCGATGCTAGACGGGACCCCTTTGGCAAAGGCAGGGATCCGGTACTCAGCCCCGCTGCGAAGTGGACCGAACAAACCGGCCCTGAAATTATAAAACGCGCCGAGTATATCGTAGGGGAATGGCCCCTCCCCCATACTGTAATGTCTGGCTTTTCGCTGTCGCCCATTTCGGGTCACCCTCTCGATAACCTGCCGATTGGTATAGTCGTAAGCCCAATGTTTCAGCCGCGTTTTGACCGTATTACCCACGGTTTTGTAGATATCGGCATTGTGACTCACCGGCCGCAGGGTTCCTTCCGCCGAAAGCTGCAACTCCGAAGCATAGCGCTGCACCCTATGGCTGGTCAGCCATGCGGCGACCCCCATGGTTTGCGCTTTCAGCACGGCTCTATATCGGTCAGGGACATCGGTTTTTTCGAGAGAAAATGTCCCGACAGCAAGGCGATCAAACCATAGAAAACCGATATCGTAGATCAGTGTTTCTCCGCAGAGCTGATCCAACGCCCTACGCACGGGACGGGTATCCGCTAAGGACGGCGACGCGTTCGCCAGGCCGATCGGACCACAGATACCTGAAAGAAACGCCATACAGATTAATAACGCGGCTTTCACTTGCTCTCTCCTTAGATACCGACGTATGCAAAAATCCGCTTCAGTCTAATCTTGAAACATTCAAAAGTCCACCGGCAGCGACGCAATCACAGCTTAATCCTTGACATGCATCCCGCGCACCACTACCATGCGCATACATTGGCGGCACCGCGAACAGGCGGATTGCACGCAATATCCAATCGAAAATTCCCTTAAATTGATAGAGACAGCCGAACCGATGGACTTCGACAAAACTAAAAATTATGCGCGCGAAGCGGAGATTCTCAAAGCTTTGGGTCATCCCGTCCGCCTGAAAATCGTTGCCGGATTACTCTCGGAAACCTGCAATGTTAAAAAGATCTGGGAATGCCTCGAATTGCCCCAGGCTACCGTGTCCCAGCACCTGGCACTGCTTAAGAGCAAGGGCATCATCGAAGGTCATCGTACCGGAGTCGAAGTTTTTTACACCGTCATTTCAGATGATGCTCGTCGCATCGTTCAAGCCGTATTTCAATTGAGTAACCCTTTATGATCCAATTGCACCTCCGGCCCGGGCATGACCGCCGTGTTCGTCGCGGTCACCCCTGGGTTTTCAGTAATGAACTCCAGCCTCTTCGTAACAAGATAGCTCCAGGTGAGACGGTCGAAGTGCTGACCGCCCAGGGCGAATATCTTGGCACCGGATACTACAACCCCCATTCACTGATCGCCGCACGCCTGCTATCCAGAAGCCGCGAGGACATCGACTCCGTCGATTTTTACTGCGAGCGCTTTCGGACCGCCTCCCGCATACGCCAAGCCATTTACGGCGAAGCCAACGCGGTACGCATGGTTTACGGCGAAGGCGATCATGTACCGGGTCTGGTGATTGACCGATACGACAATGTTCTTTCGGTTCAGTTTCTGACCTTCGGTATCGATTGCCGACGCGACCTCATATTGCAGGCCTTGCTGCAGGTATTTGACCCCGTTGCCATCATTGGCCGCAACAACGTGGCTGTGCGCGCCTTGGAGAATCTGCCGCAGGAAGTTGAGATTCTGTACGGCGAACTTCCCGAGCGCCTGGAAATCATCGAAAATGGCCTCCGTTTCATGGTCGATGTCCTGCAGGGACAGAAGACCGGGCATTTTCTCGACCAAAAAGAAAACCACCTCGCATTGCGCGAAAGGGTGGCGGGTAAACGTATTCTCGATCTGTTTTGCTATTCGGGCAGCTGGGCTATCCACGCAGCACGCTATGGCGCCAAAGAGGTCCTTGGCATCGACATATCCGCCGGGGCCGTGGCTTTGGCGCAGGAAAATGCGCGCCTGAATTTTCAGGATGCGACTTGCCGATTCGTTCAAGCCGATGTTTTCGACCGCCTGCGGGAACTCCACAGTCAAAAGGAGCGATTCGATGGCATCATTCTCGACCCGCCGGCGTTCATAAAAAACCGCAAGCGTTTACGTGAAGGCATCAAGGGCTATCTGACCATCAATCGTCGGGCCATGGAACTACTGGCAACCGACGGTATTTTATTTACCTGCACCTGCTCTCACCATATGGATCGGGAAACCTTTCTCGACACCCTGCGCAAGGCGGCGTTCCAGGCCGGCCGGGAGATGCGGCTGCTTGAAATCCGCGGACAGTCATACGATCATCCGGTTTTATGTTCCTGTCCCGAAACCGAATATCTTAAGTGCGCTGTCATGCAGGCATGCGGATAGAATCTTTCGTCCGGTTCATCGACACTTGTGTGCCACACCGTAAATGACGTGGTACGTTGCCGGCAAAAAGCCGTCAACGTTAAACCGACGGGTATAAAGCTCCTGCAAACGCGCCATGACTCGCCGTGACGCCAAACCGCGTGGTCGCCGCGACGACGCATTATGGGCGCCGACCCCCTTGATGGCGCGCAGTAAATCCGTCACCGTTGCATGATTTTCGCATTCGTTCTCTTCCCAAACGCGAAAGATTTTGAAACCCCCGTCCCGTAACGCATTTTCCACCGTGGCCTTGTCGGGCAAGGCAAGCATATGATCCGGAGCCCTGCCCTCCTCGCCGATCACCGACTCACGGTAACATTCTTTGAGTTCCCACAAGGTCTTTTCGCCAAAAAGTGCGAAAATAAAGATGCCCCCATCCTGCAAAACCCGTAAAGACTCGCCAAAAGCAATATTGAGGTCCTCCACCCACTGATAAACGGAGGAACTGCATATAACCGCCATGCTTCCGGATTTCAGAGACAGAGAACTGGCATCCAGATCAAGAGCCAGGGCGGCAGGAACGTTTTGCCGGGCCTGCACCGTCATGCCATGGGCCAGATCCGAGACAAGGGGACGCAATTGGGGATTTTCACGCACAATCTGCCGGGTCAGGTAACCTGTACCGGTGCCGATTTCCAACAAGCGCCCTGCAGAGGGGGCTTCCGCATGAACAAGGGATGCGACCCGTTGCGCTACCCGTTTCTGCACCTGCGCATGGTCATCGTAGACTGCGGAACTGGCAGAGAAATGCTGCCGAACCTGACGACGATCGATGGCGGTCATGCCAAAAAATCCTTGAACAACGCCGCACACTGTCCCGTACGGGTGACAAAGGGGGCGTGACCGACATGCTCCAATTCCACCCACCGCGCATCGGGCAAATGCCGGGACAAATACCTCCCCGCATCGACCGGTATAATTGCGTCACACGCCCCGTGAATCACCAGCGCAGGAACCCTGGGCCAACAGCGACGACGCAAATCGCTACGACCGAGGGTGTCCAGTCCGCCCAGTGCCGCCGCTTTGGTCGGTGGCGGAGAACTATCCAGTAACGCGTGTCGAAGGTTGAGGATCTCATGGTCATCGAGGTCCTCGCCCGCGAACTGACGGGCAAAAAAGTCATGCAATGCCGCCTGGGAGTCTCTGCTGAACTGGCGGCCCAAGACCTTCAGCTGGGTTGCAGGTTGTCCCGATTTCCAGGTGTCGCGCTGCACGAAACAAGGGCTTGTGGAAATCAATATGAGTTTTTTCAGCCGCCCACCAAGATGCTCCAAAAGTTCAAGCGCAACCATACCGCCGAGGGACCAGCCCAACAGGTAGCTATCCGTAATGCCGATAATACCGAGCCATTCTTCCATGTCGGCAGCTAATTGCGGCAGATCGTAGCCGGATCCCGGTTCGGAGTGTCCGTGCCCTGGCAGATCGGGGGCCAGTATCCGAAACGAATCGGACAGATTTTGCATCAAGGGTAAAAAGACGGACGAAGACATCCCCCAACCATGCAGCATCACCACAACAGGCCCTTGGCCCTGTTCACGATAACTGATGGTGCGGCCATCGCCGAGACGACAAAATTTCATAGTGGTCACGCTGAAAGAACCTTCCGAATCAAATCCGCGGCCCGCAGCAGGTCTTCAACCTGATGAGTTGCCATAAGTGTAGCCCGCAATCGGCAGCGGCCCTGCGGGACGGTGGGAGGACGAATACCCTGCACAAAGATCCCCTGAGCCTCCAGCCAGGCACTGGCTCGCATGGTCGGCTCGGGATCACCGGTAAGGATAGGAACAATCGGGGTTTCCCCGCGAACCTCGGGAGGCAGACTTTCGGTCAACTGTCCGGTAAACAGAGTGCATAATTTTTGCAGATTCATGCGGCGTTGCCGCCCCTCACTGCCATTGACGATATCGAGGGCGGCGATACCGGCCGCAACCACGCCGGGTGGCAGACTGGTCGAGAAAATAAAAGAACGGGCACGGTTAATCAAA
This DNA window, taken from Syntrophotalea carbinolica DSM 2380, encodes the following:
- a CDS encoding putative manganese-dependent inorganic diphosphatase; amino-acid sequence: MRDTIFVVGHRNPDTDSVCSALAYARLRRLQGMDNVVPARAGYLNRQTEFVLEHLGVEPPRLLSDVVPRVRDVVKQPAVTIHAGAPLAWALDLLHHHAIGTLPVIDRDGRALGLLFLRQAAEKFLVAGQEGRIRRIQTSPLSLARCLGAEVLNDGQSQEVEEFDLYVGAMAFESFCRRMEGLDPARLLVITGDRDDIQLQAARLGVRILVVTGGQPINTDVLEAARANGTNVLATSYDTATTASLTRLSTPVECLMTTEFSTAMMDESLETLRYRFLDSTQPGVLVLDAAHRVTAVATKSTLLAQVPFKLMLVDHNELSQAVPGADRVEILEIIDHHRLGNMPTDAPIRFVNQPLGSTCSVVAGLFRDAGITPDAQTAGLLLAGLLSDTVLLRSPTATDIDRELSDWLAQAADLDPQDFGARMFAAGSALAAYGTMEELILSDFKEYSQDGKHFGLGQVEVVNFDEFQERRMEIAAALEGLCQKRGLDLGGLMVTDIVRATSLLLLSGRSELMARVGYPHVDTDLFELKGVLSRKKQLLPHFLKILKS
- a CDS encoding MotA/TolQ/ExbB proton channel family protein, translating into MPEQESIFNVLSNGIIDVLTYLINSYSGLLQLIVYMIMACIFGFALIKSFQSFRALAFYDFRKLSGRQSLYNLNTDIKMPLALISASFFARTKLHYEQEQQRGTADKVIPPDAFIRDAAFQFSERYFEEKFLDPVGMMANLMPPMGFIGTIIGMVVHFLANSGTLNSEITVAGIATALYTTFIALICFTFLEFLRKVFYALAHRRIDEGLAAIAQLAVDDSDK
- a CDS encoding ArsR/SmtB family transcription factor, which produces MDFDKTKNYAREAEILKALGHPVRLKIVAGLLSETCNVKKIWECLELPQATVSQHLALLKSKGIIEGHRTGVEVFYTVISDDARRIVQAVFQLSNPL
- a CDS encoding methyltransferase domain-containing protein; translation: MTAIDRRQVRQHFSASSAVYDDHAQVQKRVAQRVASLVHAEAPSAGRLLEIGTGTGYLTRQIVRENPQLRPLVSDLAHGMTVQARQNVPAALALDLDASSLSLKSGSMAVICSSSVYQWVEDLNIAFGESLRVLQDGGIFIFALFGEKTLWELKECYRESVIGEEGRAPDHMLALPDKATVENALRDGGFKIFRVWEENECENHATVTDLLRAIKGVGAHNASSRRPRGLASRRVMARLQELYTRRFNVDGFLPATYHVIYGVAHKCR
- a CDS encoding carboxy terminal-processing peptidase, encoding MKFKKIRFYLLAVILLIAVSGSWVGLASQQPPEDLEHLRIRLLTHLISQQMSTNHFSHKALDDTLSAAAFDLYAQQLDYQKRFLIREDIDRLGAERHNIDDQIVRGELSLPKTGARLLRLRVETVSGMIPEILDHGFDFTVNEVFETDPEKIDYAEDMAGLKNRWQQILKYQVLMRYVQLYEEQNKAAASSEHKALPVKAVIDAALLEQAVQKVRRSTEHLLDRLLEQTEKDHFERFLNAFVRAYDPHSAYLAPDALEDFEIYMKGSLEGIGATLREDDGFIRVVEIIPGSPAAKQGQLAAEDIILKVGEGNQEPIDVTETRLRDAVRLIRGKKGTEVHLTIRKPTGAERVIAITRDVVEIEEGFAKSTTVPVSGHKGQCYGYLRIPSFYRDFQGSREGRQARNVTDDVRRELEQLKKQGITGLVLDLRNNGGGSLSDAISVAGLFIASGPVVQVKSSDGDIRVFEDEDPGIVYGGPLVVMVNRFSASASEILAGAIQDYGRGVVVGGDGTHGKGTVQAIFDMDQPLTYSPLAKLKPLGALKVTVQKFYRINGGSTQVKGVEPDIHLPDRLAFLESGEKYIEYALPWDTITNVPFKRWSRLPNVAELRRLSEQRVTNGHRFDAIVAETRRNRQRSRDTLRSVRLTDILEERSALRAAGAEDFVEDLASKRLSPDKDFENLADEISGDLYVGEAMAVLTDMKQLTANSDSRIAGQLSAVH
- a CDS encoding class I SAM-dependent rRNA methyltransferase; translation: MIQLHLRPGHDRRVRRGHPWVFSNELQPLRNKIAPGETVEVLTAQGEYLGTGYYNPHSLIAARLLSRSREDIDSVDFYCERFRTASRIRQAIYGEANAVRMVYGEGDHVPGLVIDRYDNVLSVQFLTFGIDCRRDLILQALLQVFDPVAIIGRNNVAVRALENLPQEVEILYGELPERLEIIENGLRFMVDVLQGQKTGHFLDQKENHLALRERVAGKRILDLFCYSGSWAIHAARYGAKEVLGIDISAGAVALAQENARLNFQDATCRFVQADVFDRLRELHSQKERFDGIILDPPAFIKNRKRLREGIKGYLTINRRAMELLATDGILFTCTCSHHMDRETFLDTLRKAAFQAGREMRLLEIRGQSYDHPVLCSCPETEYLKCAVMQACG
- a CDS encoding DUF3108 domain-containing protein, with the protein product MKAALLICMAFLSGICGPIGLANASPSLADTRPVRRALDQLCGETLIYDIGFLWFDRLAVGTFSLEKTDVPDRYRAVLKAQTMGVAAWLTSHRVQRYASELQLSAEGTLRPVSHNADIYKTVGNTVKTRLKHWAYDYTNRQVIERVTRNGRQRKARHYSMGEGPFPYDILGAFYNFRAGLFGPLRSGAEYRIPAFAKGVPSSIDISVLGNDRHSEAVDSPDDGLVVKVTLDPEVFDTGDGNLFIWFDNTMRPVRVVVKDVIGLGDVRAILQFDSEDE
- a CDS encoding outer membrane beta-barrel protein translates to MRQKNLLFYALFLFVFTSTLSGTAMAENKYHVFTVSPYVGGRLVEGNQALDDSINAGLAVGYNFSEIWSVEGVLAYSPSEYVGRDVHLLDAHVDVLYHFRPFGRLVPYLAGGAGALFIKPEGQSSDDDLQLNFGGGVKYFITENLALRGDIRPTLDINVGDSAHQSDTYWNLVCSAGVVFQLGTPQETREYLDTDGDGVLDAVDECLETPPGVAVTRRGCSRDADRDGVPDYRDLCPETAEGVTVTAAGCPAPTRGDRDADGVEDALDHCPETPFGTPVNAVGCPLDR